Proteins encoded together in one Lathyrus oleraceus cultivar Zhongwan6 chromosome 5, CAAS_Psat_ZW6_1.0, whole genome shotgun sequence window:
- the LOC127078612 gene encoding uncharacterized protein LOC127078612, with product MPLNLQQFIKRNNYMVLTKRVHEFQVSSSNKALETRIDELTSLRVVKNKKLDEEDKDKEIFDIFRKVAINIPFLNVIKKIPKYAKLLKDLCIHTRRLKGNERVNVGRNVSAFIQPNVSALTQTMPQKCKDPRIFTIPCTIGDSKFENCMLNLGAFINIMPTSVYNNFDLGPLHNTGLTIQMENKSNVFPAGVVEDVLVQVNDLIFPTDFYILDMKGETKSNMTPIILGRLFMKTTKTKIDVDDGTMSMEFGDIIAKFNIFDDMKHPMEEHSVFHIELLSEFVDHTYSDLFSADFSSLSDFDDTYYYDSCTNTNICSVCAEIEVAL from the exons ATGCCACTCAACTTACAACAATTCATAAAGAGAAACAACTATATGGTTCTAACAAAACGAGTGCATGAGTTTCAagtttcttcttccaacaaggctttagaaaccagaattgatgagCTTACTTCATTG AGAGTAGTGAAAAATAAAAAGTTGGATGAGGAAGATAAGGATAAAGAGATATTTGACATATTCAGAAAGGTGGCGATAAACATTCCTTTTCTTAATGTGATTAAGAAAATTCCAAAATATGCCAAGTTGCTAAAAGACTTATGCATTCACACGAGGAGATTGAAGGGGAATGAGAGAGTGAATGTGGGAAGAAATGTTTCTGCCTTTATTCAGCCTAATGTTTCAGCTCTCACCCAGACCATGCCCCAAAAGTGCAAGGATCCTAGAATCTTTACTATTCCATGCACcattggggatagtaaattcgAAAATTGCATGCTGAATTTAGGAGCTTTTATTAATATTATGCCTACTTCTGTTTATAACAATTttgatcttggtcctttgcaTAATACAGGTTTAACCATTCAGATGGAAAACAAGAGTAATGTCTTCCCTGCTGGAGTAGTAGAAGATGTActtgttcaagttaatgacttgatttttcctACTGATTTTTACATTCTGGACATGAAAGGAGAAACTAAGTCAAACATGACACCCATCATTTTAGGCAGGCTATTCAtgaaaacaacaaaaacaaaaattgatgttgatgATGGAACAATGTCCATGGAGTTTGGTGATATCATTGCTAAATTTAACATTTTTGATGATATGAAACATCCCATGGAGGAACATTCTGTTTTTCACATTGAATTGCTTTCTGAGTTTGTTGATCATACTTATTCAGACTTGTTTTCAGCCGATTTCTCATCATTGTCTGACTTTGATGATACTTACTATTATGATTCATGTACTAACACTAACATTTGTTctgtttgtgctgagattgagGTTGCCTTGTAG